A genomic stretch from Pomacea canaliculata isolate SZHN2017 linkage group LG2, ASM307304v1, whole genome shotgun sequence includes:
- the LOC112555639 gene encoding coiled-coil domain-containing protein 150-like — protein sequence MISATQIQRWLKPLFQDLDASNTLIEKEIKECAESSNPDRPQSESSLVEPRPSSFTQEGLISRVCKLESIIQTLRLGLAGSGSNSACTDSNGSGNRGKSQWKQPELDDKLSQVQQELGTEVARLKRHLVALQEELSLESQARQRAKEEIDQLKEALEEAVQARAEAAIAVDELSTTKQKLLRRVNELKEEVARETSLRASLEISHNTLLSRVRETESIAESERKETQNVTANAISYKQEVGRLTEELAAELSRRKMAEESCQKLIAEKEKALGDFETAQIDCKMASAELSRLQSKYAELIKKFEETEVLMEKQKAYTQKMEADVGQLQQTIEKTVVENKKLLSEQKQLSESDKSHIEQRLAMEEEINKLKMQISELSTVNQNLKMQNKQVQSQMETTWKQMCCREKEFTSAATGLETELNNVRRQLQSLEGEKEDVLRDKENLLEEVNQTVDTLVAERSRLQGELEKCHAEMGMLQVKCRQLDAENIQLMERISGLEHKQMAQLKVEATLKDMLEQKNKLAYENGKLQSELTQVKTELSVVTVESTAAVQQKKMNEILQDKFLKPEIQIPYEKAQKEAGEQSMAMQRLEGQLRHTEDLLQQKQHELLLTQAQREEVEREMGKVLGQLEVLESREKHKNQLHQKNMTDAKAVNREITSTLEAVMTSHSQLQELVTNLQAELGRRDTEIGRLKSLRLKEQDDFNLQIKRQNETIETLKDELKKEQDRSGRKINRDISELKKQNSNLSTRNGELMATNMELRQRVADMEKTVTDLQQKLSSQRHKMDHMHKAKKHVEDSLERMKKMHEDIDELERLRDEYMQKNKEQGETIAVFMSQMASLQEEFKQLAAAQVNTGRLLQLKEGALEKERKIREEVKKRYNQSRKRENEVAKQKNVSEEKLKEAHNESVEISKHLMEAHEWFKGKFEKLQGELAESKLVQTKLEQENADQRHQLLKEKSHVQEAAQRAKEMIKASRESISRLADFTEQADIDTKRQLEELRTEIAREKIKAKTQWRDA from the exons ATGATCTCGGCTACTCAAATCCAAAGGTGGCTGAAGCCTCTTTTTCAAGATTTAGATGCATCAAACACCCTGATAGAGAAGGAAATCAAAGAATGTGCAGAGAGTTCAAACCCTGACAGACCTCAATCAGAGTCTTCTTTGGTGGAACCCAGACCAAGTTCTTTCACTCAAGAAGGTCTTATTTCAAGAGTTTGTAAGTTAGAGAGCATCATTCAGACTCTAAGACTTGGACTTGCTGGAAGTGGTAGCAACAGTGCTTGTACTGACAGCAATGGCAGTGGTAACAGAGGCAAGAGCCAATGGAAACAACCTGAACTGGATGACAAGCTTAGCCAGGTGCAACAGGAGCTGGGCACAGAAGTTGCACGGTTGAAACGACATTTAGTAGCACTTCAAGAAGAACTGTCTCTGGAATCGCAGGCTAGGCAACGTGCTAAAGAAGAAATTGACCAGCTGAAAGAGGCCTTAGAAGAAGCAGTCCAAGCACGT GCAGAAGCAGCAATAGCTGTGGATGAACTGAGCACAACCAAACAGAAGCTATTGCGTCGAGTAAATGAATTGAAGGAGGAAGTTGCTAGGGAGACAAGTTTACGAGCAAGCCTTGAAATATCTCACAATACTTTACTGTCTCGTGTGCGTGAGACAGAATCTATTGctgagagtgaaagaaaggag ACTCAAAATGTGACAGCGAATGCTATCAGCTATAAACAAGAAGTCGGAAGACTTACTGAAGAGCTGGCGGCAGAACTATCGCGGAGAAAAATGGCGGAGGAATCATGTCAGAAACTAATTGCTGAAAAGG AAAAAGCTCTTGGTGACTTTGAGACAGCTCAGATAGATTGCAAAATGGCATCAGCTGAACTTTCAAGACTTCAGTCAAAGTATGCAGAGCTTATTAAGAAATTTGAAGAAACGGAGGTTTTAATGGAGAAACAGAAG GCCTACACACAGAAAATGGAAGCAGATGTGGGCCAACTACAGCAGACTATTGAAAAGACTGTtgtagaaaacaagaaacttttgtctgaacaaAAGCAGTTGTCTGAG AGTGACAAGAGCCACATAGAGCAACGCTTAGCAATGGAGGAAGAAATCAATAAACTAAAAATGCAGATCAGCGAACTGTCCACTGTGAACCAGAATTTGAAAATGCAGAA TAAACAGGTTCAGTCTCAAATGGAAACTACTTGGAAGCAGATGTGCTGCAGAGAAAAAGAGTTTACCTCTGCAGCCACAGGCTTGGAGACAGAACTAAATAATGTGCGAAGGCAGCTGCAGAGTttggagggagaaaaagaagatgtTCTTAGGgataaagaaaaccttttagAAGAG GTAAATCAGACAGTAGACACACTGGTAGCAGAGAGAAGTCGACTGCAGGGTGAACTGGAGAAATGTCATGCAGAGATGGGCATGTTACAAGTAAAATGCAGACAGCTTGATGCTGAAAATATACAGCTAATGGAACGCATCAGTGGCCTTGAACACAAGCAG ATGGCACAGCTGAAAGTGGAAGCCACCCTAAAAGACATGTTGGAGCAGAAGAATAAATTGGCTTATGAGAATGGTAAACTTCAGTCAGAACTTACACAGGTTAAGACGGAACTGTCTGTGGTTACTGTAGAATCCACTGCCGCtgtacagcagaaaaaaatgaacgagATCCTCCAGGACAAGTTTTTGAAG ccTGAAATACAGATTCCTTATGAAAAGG CTCAGAAGGAAGCTGGGGAACAGTCCATGGCCATGCAACGCTTAGAAGGCCAGCTGCGTCACACAGAGGATCTCCTGCAGCAAAAGCAACATGAACTTCTGCTGACACAGGCGCAGAGAGAAGAAGTAGAGAGAGAAATGGGCAAAGTGCTGGGCCAGCTGGAGGTTCTGGAATCCAGAGAAAAGCACAAG AATCAGCTGCATCAAAAGAACATGACTGATGCAAAGGCAGTGAACCGTGAGATCACCAGCACCCTAGAGGCAGTCATGACCTCACACAGTCAGCTGCAAGAGCTGGTGACAAACCTTCAGGCTGAGCTTGGAAGAAGGGACACTGAGATTGGGAGGCTTAAAAGCCTCAG GTTGAAAGAACAAGATGATTTCAATCTCCAGATAAAGCGCCAAAATGAGACAATTGAAACTTTGAAAGATGAGCtcaaaaaagaacaagacaGATCAGGGCGCAAGATTAACAGGGATATAAGTGAG TTAAAGAAACAGAACTCTAACCTCTCAACACGTAATGGTGAACTAATGGCCACCAACATGGAGTTACGCCAGCGAGTGGCAGACATGGAGAAGACAGTCACTGATTTGCAACAAAAGCTGTCAAGCCAGCGGCACAAAATGGATCATATGCACAAAGCTAAGAAGCATGTTGAAGACAGCTTAGAACGTATGAAG AAAATGCATGAAGACATTGACGAATTGGAGAGACTTCGTGATGAATACATGCAGAAAAACAAGGAACag GGGGAGACCATTGCAGTGTTCATGAGTCAGATGGCCTCGCTTCAGGAAGAGTTTAAACAGCTGGCAGCTGCCCAGGTCAACACTGGAAGACTGCTTCAGCTGAAAGAAGGGGCTTTGGAGAAGGAACGAAAAATCCGAGAGGAGGTGAAGAAAAGATATAAT CAATCACGTAAACGTGAAAATGAAGttgccaaacaaaaaaatgtctctgaagaaaagctgaaagaagCACACAATGAGTCTGTTGAG ATTTCCAAACATTTAATGGAAGCCCATGAATGGTTCAAAGGAAAGTTTGAAAAACTTCAGGGGGAATTGGCAGAGTCCAA ATTGGTTCAAACTAAACTTGAGCAAGAGAATGCAGATCAGAGACATCAGCTCCTGAAGGAAAAATCTCATGTCCAAGAGGCAGCACAACGTgcaaaagaaatgattaaa GCAAGCAGAGAGAGCATTAGCCGTCTAGCAGACTTCACAGAACAAGCTGATATTGACACCAAACGCCAGCTAGAGGAGCTGAGAACAGAGATTGCCCGTGAGAAAATTAAGGCCAA AACACAGTGGCGAGATGCATGA
- the LOC112557489 gene encoding cysteine synthase 1-like, producing the protein MAAIVCSRHLLKASMSRKRFFSSDAVRKGLMGMMGKTPLVRLNKMSDETGCEILAKAEFCNGGGSVKDRAALFLIQDAIRKGQLRPGGTVVEGTAGNTGIGLAHMCLSMGFKCMIFMPNNQSKEKIEMLETLGAKVKTVPVVPWSDPNNYNHLARQFAETTENAVWTNQFDNTANRQAHIETTGPEIWEQTGGKVDVVTFGTGTGGTLSGVGIFLKEKNPAIKVILADPQGSVLYNYIKQGKLERTEGSSITEGIGQGRVTRNLEGAPIDDALLIPDTDAVNMTFRLLHEEGFFVGASTGLNVAAAVQVAKQIGPGHTIVTCLCDTGHKYYNKLFSKKEIEQRGLLDCIPPAYRVSLHN; encoded by the exons ATGGCGGCAATCGTCTGCTCGAGACACCTTCTCAAAGCAAGTATGTCGAGGAAAAGGTTTTTTTCAAGCGACGCCGTTCGAAAAGGTCTGATGGGTATGATGGGAAAAACCCCTCTTGTCAGACTAAATAAAATGAGTGACGAGACTGGTTGTGAGATTCTTGCAAAAGCTGAGTTCTGTAATGGTGGTGGATCTGTGAAAGACCGCGCTGCCCTTTTTCTTATTCAAGATGCTATTAGAAAGGGTCAGTTGCGTCCAGGAGGGACTGTTGTAGAAGGTACAGCTGGCAACACAGGAATCGGTCTTGCTCACATGTGCCTCTCAATGGGTTTCAA gtgcATGATATTCATGCCAAATAATCAgtcaaaagagaaaatagagaTGCTGGAGACACTGGGAGCAAAAGTGAAAACTGTGCCTGTTGTACCATGGTCTGATCCcaataattataatcatttaGCAAGACAATTTGCAGAAACTACAGAGAATGCTGTTTGGACCAACCAGTTCGATAATACTGCCAACCGCCAGGCTCACATAGAG ACAACTGGTCCTGAAATTTGGGAGCAAACAGGTGGCAAAGTAGATGTAGTGACCTTTGGAACTGGTACAGGAGGTACTTTATCAGGAGTGGGTATATTCCTCAAAGAGAAGAACCCTGCTATCAAAGTGATTCTGGCTGACCCACAAGGCAGTGTGCTATACAATTACATCAAGCAGGGCAAGCTAGAAAGAACAGAAGGAAGTTCTATAACAGAAGGTATTGGTCAAGGACGTGTTACCAGAAATCTAGAAGGTGCCCCAATAGATGATGCTTTACTGATTCCAGATACAGATGCAGTGAACATGACTTTTCGGCTGCTGCATGAAGAGGGCTTTTTTGTAGGTGCATCTACAGGATTAAATGTTGCAGCTGCAGTTCAGGTTGCCAAACAAATTGGTCCTGGGCATACCATAGTGACATGCTTGTGTGACACTGGCCACAAATACTACAACAAGCTGTTTAGCAAGAAAGAAATTGAGCAGCGAGGTCTTCTTGATTGTATACCCCCAGCATATAGAGTGTCCTTGCATAATTAA